GACGATGTAACAGCCAAGCCAACTTGTACGAGGAGGCACTAGCATTCATTTTATTCCAGTATACGTGCACGTGACACACAATTGATACCATATCTTAAGTTTTTAAATATATCTTGATAAATGAAACGGTTGGGTTttgtcattattattttttcctACTTTCATTTGAATCTAaagtttcttttgtttcttttgcAACTTTGAGggatgatatttttttcttgatttgttattgttcttgatgatgatggatCCTGTTACTTAGTTAGggattatttttttttttttKSCCCATGTGGACCCACATGGACCCACATGGGGTGCGTTKKTKGGTAGTAGATTGGTAGTGGTATGTTACAAAAAAAGCAGCATATTTAAGCGAGTAGAATGAGATATAActctttaaaaaaaaaaattaaacctGAAAACATTCTTATTCGTCCTTATTCAAAACATAAAATATTCCTCCTTCTTTCACTTTTACTTTTGTTTCTTCCAATAGACCCATCTAGTGTATATTAAGACTTGATTCGcacaatcaaatcaaactgCAGTTATAAGTAACAGAACCgaagtttatttttttttttgcatcaTGACATCCACTAAATCATCACCACTATCGATATTGTACCAAAAATTTCCCTTCGACCAATGTCTTGACGATCATTTGTTTGATACaacaaatttgataaagCATGGCCTCAACTTAACAATTCAAATGGGCACATTGACATTAAATGATATACCGTCTAGTGAAGAAAACATACAAACAGTGGACAAGTTACCCCAAGTGCTATCTGATAACCAAACTCAAATGTCTGAAAccaatgatgaagaaattgattatcaCATACCTCCAAGCCCCATATTAATCCCTATAGAGCCACCAAAATCATCTATAAAGAGAAGAAATAGTAGCAATAGCAGTATTGGCAGctttaccaccaccaccagtaGTTCACCCATAACGGAAAATTCCACAACAcgttcttcatcatcatctgaCATGTCTTTACTAATATGCAGGAAAAAACTTCAAAATATGATTGAAGAGTTTTTCATAACTATTTGcaatcaaaatgaaaaattatacCAAGAAATCAGTAATTACGTTATCAACTCAATTGTACAGAATGAATCCAATTTAGAAAGTTTTTTAAGCAAAATTGTTAACCATAAATATAAGCGGGAATTAGTTGAGATCATTCAAACATTATTTATGGAGAAAtatgaagaaatcaaattggaagagttgattgattttcttaataatttgatcaaCCTACGATTAGATGCAATCAAAGATTTATATAATCCCTCAGTCTACAAAATGTACTATAAAATTTGGAAgctaaatataaataattatcGATATTACGAtgaagaatatttttttgattatttcaataattcattTAGCAATCTGGAAAATGTTCTATTACAGAATGGATTTCTACtaaattacaagaaattCACTCACTATTTCAGCAAAGACTTAACAaattatgatgatgacgaagaagaagacgaagaacaagacaatgatgaagaagaattggacGCTAATGATAAAATCAAAGATGATAGTTTATGCCACAACGATACAGCACCTAGCTCCCCCAATTATGCTTATAAGTGTGAAGATACTgataatcaacaattactGTTAGATCCATTGGACCAAGACCACATTCCAAAACTGTTACGATTCAATGAAGATATAgatatcatcaatatcaatcGGTACCTACCGGTGGATCATGTTTTATACAACCAGTTTTTAAATCAACTAGAATAGAATAAACGTTACCATCATTGGCCTTTCTAATGTTTTAATGATATTCGGTATTACCCACGTTTAAGTCTTTAAAGTTGACCCGTGAAATTGCTCTCTTAATTAAAATGAGGGGATCACTGTGAGCGAGAGTTAGAAGTTTCAGAATCGAGGaccaacaaaacaaaacttgacacaaaaaaaagtaccCATTGCGGTACCGGAGAACAGATGCATACTAGCCATCAACATGtagaaacaacaatttagCAAAATACCAGGAATTGCTTGTATACATATATTGGATAGATGTTGTTCACTTCTTGGTTTGGTATTTTGTGAACATTACAATATCTACATATGTTTATTTAGCAAGAAATACATTGTTAGTAGAATTGTTTTCATCGGTGAATGATGTTTCGTTTCCACTTCTtccactttttttttttttgacaagTCGATAAACATACTAgccaaaaatcaaaacatgcttcaatatttttacCAAGTCAACTCCGAGAAcaattcatttcttttctgGTAAGCTACTTTTGTTCATGActaatttatatattctGCCGTGCTCTGGGAGATCTATTGCTAGAGGTAAACCCCCCTCCATTTCATTATATGCAGTATTCAgagagtttttttttctctatGAGATTGGAATAATAAACTAAGAATTTTCTGTCTCATCAAAACTTAAATTTGTGTACTCACTTGCCTCGATTTACAggaaattttattatcattaaagATTGTATATCTGACTTAATTCCCAAGTCGTCATTGGAATTAGTTCATTGAAGacaatagaaaaagaatcgagatttgttttttgggAAATCtgtttattgttaatattattattcttctCGTAGTGAAAAATGCCGCCGCTTGACTCACCTTCATCCAACACAGAAAGCACCCCAACTAGCAATGATGATCAAGTAATTTCTAAGAAGAGATCACAATCCATTAGTTCCGGTggtagaaagaaaaagcgGTCCTTGGGAGTATTCCCTTGCACACATTGTGATAAAGTTTTCACTCGATCGGACCATTTAGCCAGACATAATTTAAATCATGAACCCAAAGAAGTTTATGTTTGCGACTTTGTTATGGATTATCATGGATCAAAGTCAAAATGTGGCAAGACTTTTGTAAGGAAAGATTTAAAGGAAAGACATATCAAAAGGCATTACGAATTGACgaatttggaaaaagaaTCTGATGGCATTAACAACAAAGctttaaagaaaagaaaaggaagcACTAGTAGCAATACTAGCACTTCACTGACCACTGGAATGCATATATCTAATATTCTAGATGATCGATTACCCCAACCCCTGTCCCCAGCCCCACCGTcacaccaacaacaatctgGTACCTCTACTTCAAGGAAATACAGTATAAAGCCCCATGCTTCACCGCAATGCGCTAACATGGTTCATCAAAACACCTTACCGTCACAAACCCAATCAAATGTACGTATGTCTACCAACGGGATACTGCAAAATCAGAAACTGCTTCAGAATCTTTCAAACTCAATTCCTGCTGTTCCCACACAACAGTCATCTCCAGGATATCAAACAACTATCCAAGCAAACAATTTTGTTCATATCCAAAACGAATTGAACAACtttaacaatttgaataacTTAAACAACTTGAATACGTTGTATAAATCATATGGTACGACGATTCCTCAGAATGATATATTGTCGTGGCTATTCAATGACTCACCTCAAGGAAACTCTTTGGTGCAGTCTTCCCCAGAAACACAACAATCAATGCCCAGAAGATCTTCACAGCCACTCCCTTCCTTGcaagaacaagaagttCAAAGCCAAGTCCCATTAACTTCCCAATTCCACCCAATTCCATCTCCATATGGAGGGTCTCAGTTCTCACCCATGGCTGACCAAATCCAATCAGGGCTTTCAGTGCCCGTTTCCTCGGCATTACCTACTGGAATCCCAAATTACCCGTTTGATATGAGCGCGTTTTCGAACGGATATGGTGCTGATGCTAATATATTTCTGACTGATGACAACCCTTTGGATAATATATTGTACAAAAATTACCATACACTTCAAAACTCAAATCAGTTAGTTGATACCAGCAAAGACGACTCGTTGCGCAGCATTGGAGTAAGCATATCATCGGCATCTCCTACAAATACAGTTGAATCCAGTAATGATAACACCACAGAAAATGcccaagaagaagaacatGTCTTTTTCAATCACCGAGAGAAGAATATTCCTACCAATAGACACTGCTTTATTGAACCAAGTATCTTAAATCTTATGCTACAATCAATCGGGGTCTCTCGTCAAGATTTACCATTTGACAGTAATTACCCACTAGAGCATAGATTTTCATTTTACTTATACCTGTATTGGAAACATTTCCATTCACAATTTACGATATTGCATAAACCTTCATTTGATACAAAATCAGCAGAaccattattgttgatagCAATGGTATCATTAGGCGCTTGTTATAGTTTCCCGGAAAATGCCCTTTTATTAGCAAAAGAATCTAAGAAATCAGCCGAGTTTAAATTTGCGTTACAGTTAGCAAAACCACTAAGGTTTTCCATATTTGAACATGAGGATTTCAAGTCACCAGTCAAATTATGGATTTTACAAAGTTTAAACATGTTAGAATGGGTTGAGAAAAACTTTTTAACCAGAAGAATGCACGAGCGTGCTCACTTACACCATGGAACAACAGCCCAACTACTACGAAGAAGCCCGTTGTTGGGTGGGAATCCAACTCATCGCAAAAAGTCTCATGCTAATAGTAC
The sequence above is a segment of the Candida albicans SC5314 chromosome 3, complete sequence genome. Coding sequences within it:
- a CDS encoding uncharacterized protein (Protein of unknown function; Spider biofilm induced; Hap43-repressed) yields the protein MTSTKSSPLSILYQKFPFDQCLDDHLFDTTNLIKHGLNLTIQMGTLTLNDIPSSEENIQTVDKLPQVLSDNQTQMSETNDEEIDYHIPPSPILIPIEPPKSSIKRRNSSNSSIGSFTTTTSSSPITENSTTRSSSSSDMSLLICRKKLQNMIEEFFITICNQNEKLYQEISNYVINSIVQNESNLESFLSKIVNHKYKRELVEIIQTLFMEKYEEIKLEELIDFLNNLINLRLDAIKDLYNPSVYKMYYKIWKLNINNYRYYDEEYFFDYFNNSFSNSENVLLQNGFLLNYKKFTHYFSKDLTNYDDDEEEDEEQDNDEEELDANDKIKDDSLCHNDTAPSSPNYAYKCEDTDNQQLSLDPLDQDHIPKSLRFNEDIDIININRYLPVDHVLYNQFLNQLE
- a CDS encoding uncharacterized protein (Ortholog(s) have sequence-specific DNA binding activity), with the protein product MPPLDSPSSNTESTPTSNDDQVISKKRSQSISSGGRKKKRSLGVFPCTHCDKVFTRSDHLARHNLNHEPKEVYVCDFVMDYHGSKSKCGKTFVRKDLKERHIKRHYELTNLEKESDGINNKALKKRKGSTSSNTSTSSTTGMHISNILDDRLPQPSSPAPPSHQQQSGTSTSRKYSIKPHASPQCANMVHQNTLPSQTQSNVRMSTNGISQNQKSLQNLSNSIPAVPTQQSSPGYQTTIQANNFVHIQNELNNFNNLNNLNNLNTLYKSYGTTIPQNDILSWLFNDSPQGNSLVQSSPETQQSMPRRSSQPLPSLQEQEVQSQVPLTSQFHPIPSPYGGSQFSPMADQIQSGLSVPVSSALPTGIPNYPFDMSAFSNGYGADANIFSTDDNPLDNILYKNYHTLQNSNQLVDTSKDDSLRSIGVSISSASPTNTVESSNDNTTENAQEEEHVFFNHREKNIPTNRHCFIEPSILNLMLQSIGVSRQDLPFDSNYPLEHRFSFYLYSYWKHFHSQFTILHKPSFDTKSAEPLLLIAMVSLGACYSFPENALLLAKESKKSAEFKFALQLAKPLRFSIFEHEDFKSPVKLWILQSLNMLEWVEKNFLTRRMHERAHLHHGTTAQLLRRSPLLGGNPTHRKKSHANSTSSSAGEESELEDKNNTSDTTDHDLFEKWVESEGMKRITFMTFYLDIIDFIKFRHNPQILFYQLQLLNLPCDDEHLWESTEVNGSFKKVVRRQRKLQDSNITTSLTTSNKKKKAKSDNFLAALKKILKSDKLIELKNKSIFCQKILLAGLISLMHQMQQSELQNSSSLLTIHNSNSNSKIWKEMLIRSFDNWNFEVMQTFKRSNNMGISMYSVPNSNVAFPIFYLTQIIGLPEINHYDIAIFAGSPANQSVDATLKDHFMVQQKLNNIWSKNNKNIENIRGIFYCYFFLWTLMIDENGNKLDWNPNCDYYDTVNAVSTATLVLWSYCFTVGGLESNKYTDGNSAMDPTICAEDGYDYLSRIMSTLLASQQSDKVNFGSVAKYCEVLQSIPNKQNISGLCFLMARKLMTSQWEVLREHAKLIFNCGYRSIGKRSVLCPDLFDNEFQ